Proteins from a genomic interval of uncultured Desulfuromusa sp.:
- the uvrA gene encoding excinuclease ABC subunit UvrA, which yields MIDKIKIRGAREHNLKNIDIDIPRDQLVVITGVSGSGKSTLAFDTIYAEGQRRYVESLSAYARQFLEQMEKPDVDQIDGLSPAISIEQKTTSKNPRSTVGTVTEIYDYLRLLYARVGQILCHRCGSPIRSQTVEQMVDQVMQFPEKTKIMVMAPIVRSRKGEYRKELAQLQADGFVRIRVDGEMYELGDKIELDKKKAHTLEVVVDRLVMKADIESRLADSIETALRLADGMVRIEIPEGESKLFSANHACIDCGLSYPEVSPRMFSFNNPHGACPDCSGLGTKMYFDHEQVVPNPEFSLRDGAIVPWDSRTGYYYQALLEALADHYKFDIRTPFGQLSERLQKIILYGSGEEEVQFFYDQGERRHFYEKVFEGVIPNLQRRYHETDSDTVRDNLERFMSIVPCQTCEGGRLRPEALHITVGGKNIQQVTDMSIADAEAFFHHLTLSEKDMEIARRVLKEIRERLSFLSHVGLDYLTLSRSAGTLSGGEGQRIRLATQIGSSLTGVLYILDEPSIGLHQRDNQRLLTTLKRLRDLGNSVLVVEHDEETIAAADHVIDMGPAAGIHGGEVVAQGTPQQILEHPDSLTGQYMSGKQGILVPAERRQSDRWLEVIGAKANNLRDVDVKIPLGVLTCITGVSGSGKSSLVIETLYKALAQKLHRAREKSGSVKEIRGLELLDKVIDIDQSPIGRTPRSNPATYTGVFTDIRELFAQLPEAKIRGYKAGRFSFNVKGGRCEACSGDGIIKIEMHFLPDVYVQCEVCKGARYNRETLEVKYKGKSIADVLDMTVNQSSRFLENIPKISNKLQTVRDVGLGYIKLGQSATTLSGGEAQRVKLSRELSKRATGKTIYILDEPTTGLHFADIHKLLEVLNRLVETGNTVVVIEHNLDVIKTADYVIDLGPEGGALGGMIVSAGTPEEVAQCPDSYTGNFLRDYLLPR from the coding sequence ATGATTGATAAAATAAAAATCCGCGGAGCTCGCGAACATAATCTGAAAAATATTGATATCGATATTCCCCGTGATCAACTTGTTGTGATTACGGGGGTTTCCGGGTCAGGGAAAAGCACGCTGGCGTTTGATACGATCTATGCGGAAGGTCAGCGTCGTTATGTTGAAAGCTTGTCGGCTTACGCACGTCAGTTTCTGGAGCAGATGGAAAAGCCCGATGTTGATCAGATCGATGGTCTTTCTCCGGCGATTTCCATTGAACAGAAAACCACTTCAAAAAATCCCCGTTCGACAGTGGGGACCGTGACGGAAATTTACGATTATTTACGGCTTCTCTATGCTCGGGTGGGACAGATTCTGTGTCATCGGTGCGGTAGTCCCATCCGGTCGCAAACCGTTGAACAGATGGTTGATCAGGTCATGCAGTTTCCGGAGAAAACCAAGATAATGGTTATGGCACCCATTGTTCGCAGCCGTAAAGGGGAGTATCGCAAAGAGCTGGCGCAGTTGCAGGCCGATGGTTTTGTCCGTATCCGGGTCGACGGTGAGATGTATGAGCTGGGTGACAAGATCGAGCTGGATAAGAAGAAGGCCCACACTCTTGAGGTTGTTGTTGACCGCCTGGTGATGAAAGCCGATATAGAATCTCGCCTTGCGGATTCCATAGAAACAGCTCTCCGGTTAGCTGACGGGATGGTGAGGATTGAAATTCCCGAAGGGGAGAGCAAGTTGTTCTCAGCTAATCACGCCTGTATCGATTGTGGTCTCTCCTATCCGGAGGTGTCACCACGGATGTTCTCCTTCAATAACCCTCACGGTGCCTGTCCCGACTGTAGCGGTCTTGGCACCAAGATGTATTTCGATCACGAACAGGTTGTTCCCAATCCTGAGTTCTCATTGCGCGATGGCGCTATTGTTCCTTGGGACAGCCGCACGGGGTACTACTATCAGGCGTTGCTTGAGGCCCTCGCCGACCATTACAAGTTCGATATCCGCACCCCATTTGGACAATTATCCGAGCGACTGCAGAAAATTATTCTTTACGGTTCGGGAGAGGAAGAGGTGCAGTTTTTTTACGATCAGGGAGAGCGACGCCACTTTTATGAAAAAGTATTCGAGGGCGTTATCCCGAATCTGCAGCGGCGCTACCATGAAACTGATTCTGATACGGTCAGGGATAATCTGGAACGTTTTATGAGCATTGTCCCTTGTCAGACTTGTGAGGGCGGGCGGTTACGCCCTGAAGCCCTGCATATAACCGTTGGTGGGAAAAACATTCAGCAGGTGACCGACATGTCGATTGCCGACGCAGAGGCGTTTTTTCATCATCTGACCCTGTCAGAGAAAGATATGGAGATTGCCCGGCGGGTTCTTAAGGAGATTCGGGAGCGCCTTTCTTTTCTTTCCCATGTCGGTCTTGATTATCTGACCCTGAGTCGTAGTGCAGGTACGTTGAGTGGTGGCGAAGGGCAACGGATCCGTTTGGCGACCCAAATTGGTTCTTCCTTGACCGGGGTTCTTTATATTCTTGACGAACCCTCTATCGGACTGCATCAGCGTGATAATCAACGCCTGCTGACCACTTTGAAGCGGTTGCGTGACTTGGGGAATAGCGTACTGGTTGTGGAGCATGATGAAGAAACCATTGCTGCAGCTGACCATGTCATTGATATGGGACCGGCGGCGGGAATCCATGGTGGGGAGGTCGTCGCGCAGGGAACACCGCAGCAGATTCTGGAACATCCGGATTCATTGACAGGGCAATACATGTCCGGAAAGCAGGGGATTTTGGTTCCCGCAGAACGGCGTCAAAGTGATCGCTGGCTGGAAGTCATCGGTGCTAAAGCCAATAACCTGCGCGACGTTGACGTTAAAATTCCACTTGGCGTTCTCACCTGTATTACCGGCGTTTCCGGTTCGGGGAAATCATCTCTGGTAATCGAGACCCTTTACAAAGCGTTGGCGCAAAAACTTCACCGGGCTCGTGAAAAGTCAGGCTCGGTGAAGGAAATTCGCGGACTTGAGCTGCTTGACAAGGTTATTGATATTGATCAATCACCCATAGGAAGGACACCGCGTTCGAACCCTGCAACCTATACCGGAGTCTTTACCGATATCCGGGAGCTTTTTGCCCAGCTCCCGGAAGCAAAGATCCGTGGCTATAAGGCGGGGCGGTTTTCCTTCAATGTGAAAGGTGGTCGTTGCGAAGCTTGCAGCGGTGATGGGATTATCAAAATTGAAATGCACTTTTTACCCGATGTCTATGTCCAGTGCGAAGTCTGTAAAGGGGCGCGCTACAATCGTGAAACCCTGGAGGTCAAGTACAAGGGGAAGAGCATTGCAGATGTTCTCGATATGACGGTGAATCAGTCCAGTCGGTTCCTGGAGAATATCCCTAAAATAAGCAATAAACTGCAGACGGTTCGCGATGTCGGACTCGGGTATATCAAACTGGGGCAGAGTGCCACGACCCTTTCCGGAGGGGAGGCTCAACGGGTCAAACTTTCCCGCGAACTCAGTAAACGAGCCACCGGGAAAACGATCTATATCCTGGATGAACCGACAACCGGTTTGCATTTTGCCGATATCCATAAACTTCTGGAAGTGTTGAACCGTCTGGTTGAAACCGGGAATACCGTTGTCGTGATTGAGCACAACCTGGATGTTATAAAAACGGCCGATTACGTGATTGATCTTGGTCCTGAAGGTGGTGCTTTGGGGGGGATGATTGTGTCGGCTGGGACTCCGGAGGAGGTCGCTCAATGCCCAGATTCTTACACTGGAAATTTTTTGAGGGACTATCTTCTGCCAAGGTGA
- a CDS encoding PEGA domain-containing protein, with amino-acid sequence MKSRLLALVVLTAFLSACAPHQALIQSEPPGAMVMINGTEIGQTPVQFDYALSTGSQHQIEISHQGYEKVDLTIKADKTDSGAMKRWLMAGVVWSPLWIGTIFTKKLKESYLFVMKRDDPQMTAMLK; translated from the coding sequence ATGAAAAGTAGACTATTAGCTCTTGTTGTGCTGACTGCATTCCTCAGCGCATGCGCACCCCACCAAGCCCTTATTCAATCCGAACCCCCGGGAGCCATGGTGATGATCAATGGGACAGAGATTGGTCAAACACCTGTCCAGTTTGACTATGCCCTCAGCACTGGCAGTCAGCATCAGATAGAGATTTCTCATCAAGGGTATGAGAAGGTGGATCTGACGATCAAGGCTGATAAAACCGATAGTGGTGCTATGAAACGCTGGCTGATGGCCGGTGTTGTCTGGAGTCCTCTCTGGATTGGAACTATTTTCACCAAAAAACTTAAAGAGAGTTACCTGTTTGTCATGAAACGGGATGATCCGCAGATGACCGCAATGCTGAAGTAG
- a CDS encoding TRAP transporter large permease has translation MDTSYLLILAILLGCLATTVPVFMALFFTGTFGLVYLLQIDAQIVIEVLYRSMDKFALVVVMFFVLCGNIMTTGSIVEKLIKTANVLVGFLPGGLAMAGILACGFFGAISGSTVATVVAIGGFMIPALVENDYDEQFSVGVMTTAPILGVVIPPSIAMILYAMVSNDPLEELFLTGFVPGLMIMAAMSLYAYFVCKKKGLKTTNRPSLKEALSVIRESIWALFLPILIFGGIYSGMFTANEAAVVACFYAFFVEIFIHRDMKLLDIKRVIISSAVTSATLLIIVAGASVFGEYLTFEQIPNKIATAVVSSISSPWVFLLAVNILLLIIGMFMDIISATLILTPIFLPLLNKFGINTMHFGLLMTINLGIGYCTPPLGVSLYISGATVNRDLVYVSRAVMPFLLIQIAILLILTFSPDLVLFLPRWIYG, from the coding sequence ATGGACACCAGTTACCTATTGATTCTCGCTATTCTGCTTGGTTGTCTGGCAACAACGGTCCCGGTTTTCATGGCCCTGTTTTTTACCGGAACCTTTGGTCTTGTTTACCTCCTCCAGATTGATGCTCAGATTGTTATCGAGGTTCTCTACCGGAGCATGGATAAATTTGCTCTCGTGGTCGTCATGTTCTTTGTTCTCTGCGGCAACATCATGACCACCGGCAGTATCGTTGAAAAACTCATCAAAACGGCCAATGTGCTGGTCGGCTTTCTTCCTGGCGGTCTGGCGATGGCCGGTATCCTCGCCTGTGGTTTTTTCGGTGCAATCTCCGGATCAACAGTTGCGACTGTCGTTGCCATCGGGGGATTCATGATTCCGGCACTGGTTGAAAACGACTATGATGAGCAATTTTCTGTTGGTGTCATGACCACAGCACCCATTCTCGGTGTTGTCATTCCGCCTTCTATTGCAATGATTTTGTATGCCATGGTCAGCAATGACCCCCTTGAAGAATTATTTTTGACCGGTTTTGTCCCCGGCCTGATGATCATGGCGGCAATGAGTCTCTATGCCTACTTTGTCTGCAAGAAAAAGGGCTTAAAAACCACCAACCGCCCGAGCTTAAAAGAAGCATTATCGGTTATCAGAGAAAGTATCTGGGCGTTATTCCTACCGATATTGATCTTTGGTGGGATCTATTCAGGAATGTTTACAGCCAATGAAGCAGCTGTTGTCGCTTGTTTTTATGCTTTCTTTGTCGAGATTTTTATTCATCGTGATATGAAATTGCTGGATATCAAGCGGGTCATTATCTCTTCTGCTGTGACCTCAGCAACATTATTGATCATTGTTGCCGGAGCTTCGGTCTTTGGTGAATATCTCACTTTTGAGCAGATTCCCAACAAGATTGCAACGGCCGTTGTCAGCAGCATTTCCTCTCCCTGGGTCTTTCTCCTGGCCGTTAATATCCTGTTGTTGATTATCGGTATGTTCATGGATATTATTTCTGCGACATTGATTCTAACCCCGATATTTTTGCCCCTCTTGAACAAATTCGGAATCAATACCATGCACTTTGGTTTACTGATGACCATCAATCTGGGGATCGGTTATTGTACTCCACCGCTGGGAGTCAGTTTGTATATCTCTGGAGCCACCGTCAACCGTGATCTGGTTTATGTATCAAGAGCAGTCATGCCTTTCCTGCTGATTCAGATAGCCATCCTGCTGATCCTGACCTTTTCTCCGGACCTGGTCCTGTTCCTGCCGCGCTGGATCTATGGTTAA
- a CDS encoding TRAP transporter small permease, whose amino-acid sequence MLKKTFKTIDRGFLFIEDWSLFIAVGVALLTAMANVILRKTTDNVSLYWSDEVVRKVIYFSTYIGCVAAIRSRSLIRIDAVPQIFPVLKKPLTLFSHLAVLVFAVIMIYLGWQMTVMMFQDEYAKTTTLQIPEWYFYAVLPIMGVMMFLRTLIVIVEDWRNQPDVTGEN is encoded by the coding sequence ATGCTGAAAAAAACCTTTAAAACCATCGATCGCGGATTTCTTTTTATTGAAGACTGGTCTCTGTTTATCGCTGTTGGCGTTGCCCTGCTGACAGCCATGGCCAATGTCATCCTGCGCAAAACAACCGACAACGTCAGTCTCTACTGGTCGGATGAAGTTGTACGTAAAGTCATCTACTTTTCAACTTACATCGGTTGTGTAGCTGCCATTCGCAGCCGCTCTCTTATTCGTATCGATGCCGTGCCGCAAATATTTCCGGTACTCAAGAAACCCCTGACATTGTTCTCTCATCTTGCGGTTCTGGTTTTTGCCGTCATCATGATCTATCTGGGTTGGCAGATGACGGTGATGATGTTTCAGGATGAGTATGCCAAGACCACCACATTGCAGATACCCGAATGGTATTTCTATGCCGTCCTGCCAATTATGGGGGTGATGATGTTTCTGCGCACGCTGATAGTCATTGTTGAAGACTGGCGCAATCAGCCTGATGTGACTGGAGAGAACTGA
- a CDS encoding TRAP transporter substrate-binding protein translates to MKKFFALLLLLTLCLPVTGMAEEKKDPLAAWQPTFDPSGAKYTYILSNVSHPVIEGVAAGYRIRDKVWEKTNGQIYVDYRPLSQLGGEKDVISKLKLGAVQGMLSSSVAAANVADRLGIVNLPYIIDTFDKLDTFRNDPELWQPFAEGALSRGIYVADFTGYGPYGWATTTPVNTREAAKEVNFRIAQAPVNTDSYKAWGLKFTVMPWPDVPQALQTGVISGLDHTVIVCNITKKFTIAKYFTELNYAQGIFVHLINKRWLDKLPADLRATFLEVIAEESAATRQATRKQYEVQTAKAKEAGVQFYQLSDDEITELKKLSEPVLQKWGKKIGPDYLAKVRAKLGS, encoded by the coding sequence ATGAAAAAGTTTTTCGCTTTATTGTTGCTCTTAACATTGTGTTTACCCGTTACCGGCATGGCAGAGGAGAAAAAAGATCCGCTGGCTGCCTGGCAGCCAACCTTTGATCCAAGTGGCGCGAAGTACACTTACATCCTCTCAAATGTCTCCCACCCCGTGATCGAAGGGGTCGCTGCCGGCTACCGTATTCGCGACAAAGTCTGGGAAAAAACCAACGGCCAAATCTATGTTGACTACCGCCCCCTTTCTCAGCTGGGTGGAGAAAAAGATGTCATCAGTAAATTAAAACTTGGTGCCGTACAGGGAATGCTCAGCTCTTCCGTTGCCGCCGCCAACGTTGCAGACCGTCTCGGGATCGTCAATCTCCCTTACATTATTGACACCTTTGATAAACTTGATACGTTCCGCAACGATCCGGAACTCTGGCAACCCTTTGCAGAAGGGGCTCTCTCGAGGGGAATCTATGTTGCCGACTTTACCGGCTACGGTCCTTATGGCTGGGCTACAACAACACCCGTAAACACCAGAGAAGCAGCCAAAGAAGTTAATTTCAGAATCGCACAGGCACCAGTCAACACTGACTCCTACAAAGCCTGGGGACTAAAATTCACTGTCATGCCCTGGCCGGATGTTCCTCAAGCCTTGCAAACAGGAGTTATCTCAGGTCTTGATCACACCGTCATCGTCTGCAATATCACCAAAAAATTCACCATTGCCAAATACTTTACCGAACTGAACTATGCCCAGGGTATTTTTGTTCACCTGATTAACAAACGTTGGCTGGATAAGTTACCGGCCGATCTGCGTGCAACCTTCCTGGAAGTCATTGCTGAAGAGAGCGCCGCGACCCGTCAGGCAACACGTAAGCAATATGAAGTTCAGACAGCTAAAGCGAAAGAAGCCGGGGTTCAATTCTATCAGTTATCCGATGATGAAATCACAGAGCTGAAAAAACTCTCAGAACCGGTGCTGCAAAAGTGGGGCAAAAAGATAGGTCCGGACTATTTGGCTAAAGTTCGGGCAAAACTTGGCAGTTGA
- a CDS encoding TRAP transporter substrate-binding protein gives MQRIMTGLFLLFMLLFSTSVCAADPLAAWQPKFDPSGAEYTYLLSTVAHPAIEGGTVGYRIRDRVWHESDGRLYVDFRPISQLGGEKDVLRKLKMGAVQGMLCSSVLAPNISPRLGIVNLPFLIDSFSTLEKFRQNEELFSEFGRDAETKGIMVTDFTGYGSYGWATKTPVKNLEEAREQLFRIAQAPVNVDLYKAWKIQFTVMPWPDVPQALQTGVISGLDHTPIVCNITKKFNIAKSFTSIDYAQGLYIHLINKRWFNNLPEDLQQILSRAIKEESAKVRAATVRQQQEQISAAKANGIVFNDLPAEEKAKLVSLAEPVVQKWGEKIGLDYLHKVRTALKN, from the coding sequence ATGCAACGCATTATGACCGGTCTGTTTCTGTTATTCATGTTGTTATTTTCCACGTCTGTCTGTGCAGCAGATCCTCTGGCAGCCTGGCAGCCCAAATTTGATCCAAGCGGAGCGGAATACACTTATCTTTTGTCAACGGTTGCTCATCCGGCCATCGAAGGGGGAACCGTTGGTTACCGGATTCGGGATCGCGTCTGGCATGAGAGTGATGGTCGGCTTTATGTTGACTTCCGGCCGATTTCTCAATTAGGCGGTGAAAAAGACGTTCTCCGGAAGTTGAAAATGGGAGCGGTTCAGGGAATGCTTTGCTCTTCGGTCCTGGCCCCGAATATTTCCCCCCGTCTCGGAATCGTTAATCTTCCGTTTCTTATTGACAGTTTTTCGACCCTTGAGAAATTTCGCCAGAATGAGGAATTATTCAGCGAGTTCGGACGAGATGCCGAAACAAAGGGGATCATGGTCACTGACTTTACGGGCTATGGCAGCTACGGCTGGGCCACAAAAACTCCGGTAAAAAATCTGGAGGAAGCACGCGAACAGTTGTTCCGAATTGCTCAGGCCCCGGTGAATGTTGATCTCTATAAAGCCTGGAAAATCCAGTTTACGGTTATGCCGTGGCCGGACGTACCACAAGCCCTGCAAACAGGTGTCATCAGCGGCCTTGATCATACGCCAATCGTCTGCAATATCACCAAAAAATTCAATATTGCCAAAAGTTTTACCAGCATTGATTACGCTCAGGGACTCTATATCCATTTGATTAACAAGCGTTGGTTCAATAACCTGCCGGAAGACCTGCAACAGATATTGAGTCGTGCCATTAAAGAAGAGAGTGCAAAAGTTCGTGCCGCAACTGTTCGTCAGCAGCAGGAACAGATTAGCGCAGCTAAAGCCAATGGAATCGTTTTCAACGATCTCCCGGCAGAGGAAAAGGCCAAACTAGTCAGCCTGGCCGAACCTGTGGTCCAGAAGTGGGGAGAGAAAATTGGTTTAGATTATCTCCATAAGGTGCGGACAGCACTGAAAAATTAA
- a CDS encoding DsbC family protein has product MLRVFLILLLFILPLSACAVQPQGQSEPPSAALASYYPELKYQEMSPTPVSGIYEVVIESGDVLYFVPASGHMFLGDLWTADGQNLTQENKSRRMSSKVNLFPLEKAIKIGDGPHQVIEVTDPDCPFCRHGSDYFAGRDDVTRYVFLFPLEELHPHAAAKARFILAADDPEQAYEDVFSGKYDSQPVPDAPDDGRLQLFREIAHKAGVTGTPHFWIDGQHVTGYNPQQFDALLNQ; this is encoded by the coding sequence ATGTTGCGCGTTTTCCTTATCCTCTTGCTTTTTATTCTTCCTTTAAGCGCCTGTGCGGTTCAACCTCAAGGACAGTCAGAGCCCCCCTCGGCTGCCCTTGCCTCTTATTACCCGGAATTAAAGTACCAGGAGATGAGCCCGACCCCGGTGTCCGGTATCTATGAGGTTGTTATCGAAAGTGGAGATGTTCTCTACTTTGTTCCTGCTTCCGGGCATATGTTTTTAGGGGATCTCTGGACCGCTGATGGTCAAAATCTGACCCAGGAAAACAAAAGTCGGCGGATGAGTTCAAAGGTGAACCTGTTCCCGCTTGAAAAAGCAATCAAGATTGGTGATGGTCCCCATCAGGTGATTGAGGTGACCGATCCTGATTGCCCTTTCTGCCGTCACGGCTCTGATTATTTTGCCGGACGTGATGATGTGACCCGCTATGTTTTCCTTTTTCCTCTTGAGGAACTTCACCCTCATGCCGCGGCAAAAGCCCGATTTATCCTTGCTGCCGACGATCCGGAGCAAGCCTATGAAGATGTTTTCAGCGGCAAATATGACAGTCAGCCAGTGCCGGATGCCCCCGATGATGGGCGTTTGCAACTGTTCCGGGAGATTGCTCATAAAGCCGGGGTGACCGGAACTCCCCATTTCTGGATTGATGGGCAGCACGTGACCGGCTACAATCCGCAACAATTTGATGCTTTGTTGAATCAGTAG